In one window of Streptomyces griseus subsp. griseus DNA:
- a CDS encoding glycoside hydrolase family 6 protein — protein MRRLLRTLAASAFACLLLPLSAAPSSATTTSVQASPIDLTSGFYTDPHSGPATWAAANPGDGRAAAIRDNIASRPMARWFGAWSGDIGSAVGSYVGAAASVNKLPVLIAYNIPGRDACGGHSGGGAGTPAAYRSWISAFASAIGSRPALVVIEPDSLGDFSCLSQAQINERNGMLRGALSEFRNRAPNTWTYLDAGNPAWIGASTMAQHLDGAGARDAHGFSLNISNYFTTGENTSYGNAVRSALSSSYGYTKPFVVDTSRNGNGSNGQWCNPGGRKIGAAGQMGGGAEMLLWLKTPGESDGNCGVGGGSTAGQFLPEVAYKMVFGY, from the coding sequence GTGAGACGACTTCTTCGTACGCTCGCCGCCTCGGCGTTCGCCTGTCTGCTCCTGCCGCTCAGCGCCGCACCGAGCAGTGCCACGACCACGTCGGTCCAGGCCAGTCCCATCGACCTGACCAGCGGTTTCTACACCGACCCCCACTCCGGACCCGCCACCTGGGCCGCCGCCAACCCCGGCGACGGGCGAGCCGCCGCCATCCGGGACAACATCGCCTCGCGCCCCATGGCCCGCTGGTTCGGCGCCTGGAGCGGGGACATCGGGTCGGCCGTCGGCTCGTACGTGGGCGCCGCCGCCTCCGTCAACAAGCTGCCCGTGCTGATCGCGTACAACATCCCCGGCCGCGACGCCTGCGGCGGCCACTCCGGCGGTGGGGCGGGCACCCCGGCCGCGTACCGCTCCTGGATCTCCGCCTTCGCCTCGGCCATCGGCTCGCGGCCCGCCCTGGTGGTGATCGAACCCGACTCGCTGGGCGACTTCAGCTGCCTCAGCCAGGCCCAGATCAACGAACGGAACGGGATGCTCCGGGGCGCCCTGTCCGAGTTCCGCAACCGCGCGCCCAACACCTGGACGTACCTGGACGCCGGAAACCCGGCCTGGATCGGCGCGTCCACCATGGCCCAGCACCTCGACGGCGCCGGCGCCCGCGACGCACACGGCTTCTCGCTGAACATCTCGAACTACTTCACCACCGGCGAGAACACCTCGTACGGCAACGCCGTCAGGTCGGCGCTCTCCTCGTCCTACGGCTACACGAAGCCGTTCGTCGTCGACACCAGCCGCAACGGCAACGGCTCCAACGGCCAGTGGTGCAATCCGGGCGGACGCAAGATCGGAGCCGCCGGACAGATGGGCGGCGGCGCCGAGATGCTGCTCTGGCTGAAGACGCCCGGGGAGTCGGACGGCAACTGCGGGGTCGGCGGCGGGTCGACGGCCGGGCAGTTCCTGCCGGAGGTCGCGTACAAGATGGTCTTCGGGTACTGA
- a CDS encoding dienelactone hydrolase family protein: protein MSTRTQTPHIPTADGRADAFAAFPDGGGRHPGVLMYPDAFGIRPVLREMAAELAGHGYYVLVPNIFYRHGPTPVVELPGYIGGEERSAVLSRLMPLIHEHTAERSLRDADAFLRFLATRPEVAPGPVAVTGYCFGGLLATRTAAAHPDQVAALAAFHAPVGAAGPEALARITARAHFGHAEGDMTPESLRELNEALDAAGFDHTSEVYPGTAHGFTMSDTDVFDPAGLQRHWDRLLPLLKGALADG, encoded by the coding sequence ATGTCCACCCGGACACAGACACCGCACATCCCCACCGCCGACGGACGGGCCGACGCCTTCGCCGCCTTCCCCGACGGCGGCGGGCGGCACCCGGGGGTGCTGATGTACCCGGACGCCTTCGGCATCCGGCCCGTGCTGCGGGAGATGGCCGCCGAACTGGCCGGGCACGGGTACTACGTACTCGTCCCCAACATCTTCTACCGGCACGGTCCGACCCCGGTGGTCGAACTCCCCGGGTACATCGGGGGAGAGGAGCGGTCCGCCGTCCTCTCCCGGCTGATGCCCCTGATCCACGAGCACACCGCCGAACGCTCCCTGCGCGACGCCGACGCCTTCCTCCGGTTCCTCGCCACCCGGCCCGAGGTCGCCCCCGGCCCGGTCGCCGTGACCGGCTACTGCTTCGGCGGCCTCCTGGCGACGCGCACCGCCGCGGCCCACCCGGACCAGGTCGCCGCGCTCGCCGCGTTCCACGCCCCCGTGGGCGCCGCCGGGCCCGAGGCCCTCGCCCGGATCACCGCGCGGGCCCACTTCGGCCACGCGGAAGGCGATATGACGCCCGAGAGCCTGCGCGAGCTGAACGAGGCCCTGGACGCGGCGGGCTTCGACCACACCTCCGAGGTCTACCCCGGCACCGCCCACGGGTTCACCATGTCCGACACCGACGTCTTCGACCCCGCCGGGCTCCAGCGCCACTGGGACCGCCTGCTCCCCCTCCTCAAGGGCGCCCTGGCTGACGGCTGA
- a CDS encoding YciI family protein has protein sequence MAKYLMLKHYRGAPDPVNNVPMERWTPEEFSAHVRYMNDFAARLVETGEFVGEQALAPEGAWVRYDGEGRPPVTDGPFAETKDLIAGWMIIDVDSYERAVELAGELSAAPGAGGKPIHEWLELRPFLTAPPTIAE, from the coding sequence ATGGCCAAGTACCTGATGCTCAAGCACTACCGGGGCGCCCCCGACCCGGTCAACAACGTGCCCATGGAGCGGTGGACGCCCGAGGAGTTCTCGGCACACGTCCGGTACATGAACGACTTCGCGGCCCGGCTGGTGGAGACCGGGGAGTTCGTCGGCGAGCAGGCGCTCGCGCCCGAGGGCGCCTGGGTCCGGTACGACGGGGAGGGGCGGCCGCCGGTGACCGACGGGCCGTTCGCCGAGACCAAGGACCTGATCGCCGGTTGGATGATCATCGACGTCGACTCGTACGAACGGGCCGTGGAGCTGGCCGGTGAGCTGTCGGCCGCTCCGGGCGCGGGCGGGAAGCCGATCCACGAGTGGCTGGAGCTGCGGCCGTTCCTCACCGCGCCGCCCACCATCGCGGAGTGA
- a CDS encoding DUF6056 family protein has translation METDVTQETAVPDKSGEAREDRGGRPARDARPRSVLWVSALALPPLALLAAASWFGRWVRPSADDWCFLPLVRDEGITGLVGKFYFDDNGRVANAFLVGTYAKFQVAGHQWYPAVSGVLILAVLWAVAVVALRRGGITVPRGLPLLVAAMVTALFLFVTPNTYKTFYWPAASVSHTLPPVLACAALIPLLLARTRRGRGPALAAVLFAGAFLATLSEETAIVVVLVLLATLVVSGRVVAAPARGFVRLWCGAGIAGTVAGGLVLITSPGSRHRRERFGAETTSLLAPDSLAASLRAFAEITVQTVTTWQYAGGLAVGILLGLLCGRRDGRTPAPPAHWPLLAWTGLLTLLLSGYLCTVIAYPVFQDRVSDPGANRLWNDYLLLYVVLLVAAGALTGLAVRQYVRRTAPVKAVCAALCVLVCFGPAVSLLTLDTGMRARAEKWDAQDRRLREGAADGERVMPYERLVISAMLEPFSGGGTRYWPGGCVADFYGLERVTDGSRTP, from the coding sequence GTGGAGACCGACGTCACCCAGGAGACCGCTGTGCCGGACAAGTCCGGGGAGGCCAGGGAGGACAGGGGAGGGCGGCCGGCACGCGACGCCCGCCCCCGGAGCGTGCTCTGGGTGAGCGCCCTCGCGCTCCCGCCCCTCGCCCTGCTCGCCGCCGCGTCCTGGTTCGGCCGGTGGGTGCGGCCCAGCGCCGACGACTGGTGCTTCCTCCCTCTCGTACGGGACGAGGGGATCACCGGCCTGGTCGGGAAGTTCTACTTCGACGACAACGGACGGGTCGCCAACGCGTTCCTGGTCGGAACGTACGCGAAGTTCCAAGTCGCCGGACACCAGTGGTACCCGGCGGTGAGCGGGGTCCTGATCCTCGCGGTCCTGTGGGCGGTGGCCGTCGTCGCGCTGCGCAGGGGCGGCATCACGGTGCCGCGCGGGCTGCCGCTGCTGGTCGCGGCGATGGTGACCGCACTGTTCCTGTTCGTCACGCCGAACACGTACAAGACGTTCTACTGGCCCGCCGCCTCGGTCTCGCATACCCTGCCGCCGGTCCTGGCCTGCGCCGCTCTGATCCCGCTGCTGCTCGCCCGCACCCGCCGGGGCCGGGGTCCCGCCCTCGCCGCCGTCCTGTTCGCGGGCGCGTTCCTCGCCACCCTCTCGGAGGAGACGGCGATCGTGGTGGTGCTGGTGCTGCTGGCCACGCTGGTCGTGAGCGGCCGGGTGGTCGCCGCGCCCGCCCGGGGGTTCGTCCGCCTGTGGTGCGGGGCGGGCATCGCCGGAACGGTGGCGGGCGGCCTCGTCCTCATCACCTCGCCCGGCTCCCGCCACCGCCGCGAGCGGTTCGGGGCGGAGACCACGTCGCTGCTCGCCCCCGACTCGCTCGCCGCCTCCCTGCGCGCCTTCGCGGAGATCACCGTCCAGACGGTCACGACCTGGCAGTACGCCGGCGGGCTCGCGGTCGGCATCCTGCTCGGCCTGCTCTGCGGCCGCCGCGACGGACGCACCCCCGCCCCGCCCGCCCACTGGCCGCTGCTGGCCTGGACCGGCCTGCTGACCCTGCTGCTCTCCGGCTACCTGTGCACGGTGATCGCCTACCCGGTCTTCCAGGACCGGGTGAGCGACCCGGGCGCCAACCGCCTGTGGAACGACTACCTCCTGCTGTACGTGGTCCTCCTCGTCGCGGCCGGGGCGCTGACCGGCCTCGCGGTACGGCAGTACGTACGCCGTACGGCCCCGGTGAAGGCCGTGTGCGCCGCGCTCTGCGTGCTGGTCTGCTTCGGACCGGCCGTCTCGCTGCTCACCCTGGACACCGGCATGCGGGCGCGCGCGGAGAAGTGGGACGCGCAGGACCGGCGGCTGCGGGAGGGGGCGGCGGACGGTGAGCGGGTGATGCCGTACGAACGGCTGGTGATCAGCGCCATGCTGGAGCCGTTCAGCGGGGGCGGCACCCGGTACTGGCCGGGCGGGTGCGTGGCGGACTTCTACGGGCTGGAGCGGGTGACGGACGGTTCGCGGACGCCCTGA
- a CDS encoding RNA polymerase sigma factor → MDELLLRSVVPGVLGVLVRRGADFAAAEDAVQDALVEAVRVWPADPPRDPKAWLVTVAWRRFLDATRADAARRRREELVDEEPEPGPAPGTDDTLQLYFLCAHPSLTSSSAVALTLRAVGGLTTRQIAQAYLVPEATMAQRISRAKRTVSTVPFDRPGDVSTVLRVLYLVFNEGYSGDLDLAAEAIRLTRRLAAAIDHPEVAGLLALMLLHHARRAARTAPDGSLVPLAEQDRGRWDTASIAEGVRILQAALARDRLGEYQAQAAVAALHADAPTAAETDWVQIVEWYDELAGLTDSPVVRLNRAVAVGEADGPRAGLAALAELDGALPRYAAVAAYLHERDGDLGTAAKLYAEAARKAPNLAERDHLTRQAARLNSRPQQ, encoded by the coding sequence ATGGACGAACTGCTGCTCCGGAGCGTCGTCCCGGGCGTGCTCGGGGTCCTCGTCCGCCGCGGAGCCGACTTCGCGGCGGCCGAGGACGCCGTCCAGGACGCGCTGGTCGAGGCGGTGCGGGTCTGGCCCGCCGATCCACCGCGCGATCCGAAGGCGTGGCTGGTCACCGTGGCCTGGCGGCGGTTCCTCGACGCGACCCGGGCGGATGCCGCCCGGCGCCGGCGCGAGGAGCTGGTCGATGAGGAGCCGGAGCCCGGGCCCGCGCCCGGGACCGACGACACCCTCCAGCTCTACTTCCTCTGCGCCCACCCCTCCCTGACCTCCTCGTCCGCCGTCGCGCTCACGCTGCGGGCCGTCGGCGGGCTCACCACCCGGCAGATCGCCCAGGCCTACCTGGTGCCCGAGGCGACCATGGCGCAGCGCATCAGCCGGGCCAAGCGCACGGTCTCCACCGTGCCGTTCGACCGGCCCGGCGATGTCTCCACCGTGCTGCGCGTCCTCTACCTGGTCTTCAACGAGGGGTACTCCGGCGACCTCGACCTCGCCGCCGAGGCCATCCGCCTCACCCGCCGGCTCGCCGCCGCGATCGACCACCCCGAGGTGGCGGGGCTGCTCGCCCTGATGCTGCTCCACCACGCCCGGCGGGCCGCCCGCACCGCGCCCGACGGCAGCCTGGTGCCGCTCGCCGAGCAGGACCGGGGGCGGTGGGACACCGCGTCGATCGCCGAGGGGGTGCGGATCCTCCAGGCGGCCCTGGCGCGCGACCGGCTCGGTGAGTACCAGGCGCAGGCCGCCGTCGCCGCGCTCCACGCCGACGCGCCGACCGCCGCGGAGACCGACTGGGTGCAGATCGTGGAGTGGTACGACGAGCTGGCGGGCCTGACCGACAGCCCGGTGGTCCGGCTCAACCGGGCGGTGGCCGTCGGTGAGGCGGACGGGCCGCGCGCCGGTCTCGCCGCCCTGGCGGAGCTGGACGGTGCCCTGCCCCGGTACGCGGCGGTGGCTGCGTACCTCCATGAACGCGACGGCGACCTCGGCACGGCGGCGAAGCTGTACGCCGAGGCCGCCCGCAAGGCCCCGAACCTCGCCGAGCGCGACCATCTGACCCGGCAGGCCGCCCGCCTCAACTCCCGCCCTCAGCAGTGA
- a CDS encoding GtrA family protein: MNRWIPYLVAHVLGYAVSIVCSFLLNSYVTCRTKPTWRGFVRYPVSSLANLVASGALLYGAVTGLGMDKNLAALAAGVIVTPVSFLLARWAIMSGRRDQAAAAKGTPDVPQAPGAPEASTAPEAPTTPQVSAPDRSAQPPHGRPVAADRPLAPRATASSRTSVRSSEDR; encoded by the coding sequence CTGAACCGCTGGATCCCCTACCTCGTGGCCCACGTCCTCGGCTACGCGGTCAGCATCGTCTGCTCCTTCCTCCTCAACTCCTACGTCACGTGCCGGACGAAGCCGACCTGGCGCGGGTTCGTCCGCTATCCGGTCTCCAGCCTGGCCAACCTGGTGGCGTCCGGAGCACTGCTCTACGGCGCGGTCACCGGTCTCGGGATGGACAAGAACCTCGCCGCGCTGGCGGCCGGGGTGATCGTCACGCCGGTCTCGTTCCTGCTGGCGCGGTGGGCGATCATGTCGGGCCGCCGCGACCAGGCCGCCGCGGCTAAGGGGACACCCGACGTGCCCCAGGCCCCCGGAGCCCCCGAAGCCTCAACAGCACCAGAGGCCCCCACAACCCCCCAGGTCTCCGCGCCGGACCGGTCGGCCCAGCCGCCGCACGGCCGCCCGGTGGCTGCGGACCGGCCGCTCGCACCGAGGGCGACCGCCTCCTCCCGTACCTCCGTGCGCTCCTCCGAGGACCGGTGA
- a CDS encoding glycosyltransferase family 2 protein produces MNGLQLSVVVPCFNEAEVLGTFHTALLTVLEGLGAPFEICYVDDGSGDTTRELLGALALRDERVHYTAFSRNFGKEAAMLAGLRMSRGAAVVIMDADLQHPPELIPRMLELHRHGYDQVIPRRDRAGEGVVRSTLSHTYYALVRRCMDVELIDGSGDFRLLSRRAVESVLSLPESNRFSKGIFSWIGFDTVSFRYRNSERVAGRSKWGSRRLLNYGIDGLLSFNNRPLRLAIYTGFWVFVSALAYALWTVITVVLHGADTPGYATLLTAVVALGGIQLVTLGVIGEYVGRIYHEAKHRPPYVVRETDATCRTRPERGLPTGTPVIGEPGGTGGTGGTGELRGRGEPGERGEPGELGRLRGPGESAGQGGPLIRGVPAPGPVRPASSPASSSSAASTPSSTWASTPR; encoded by the coding sequence GTGAACGGCCTTCAGCTCTCCGTCGTCGTGCCGTGTTTCAACGAGGCAGAGGTGCTCGGCACCTTCCACACCGCCCTGCTCACCGTCCTCGAAGGGCTCGGCGCCCCCTTCGAGATCTGTTACGTGGATGACGGCAGCGGCGACACCACCCGCGAACTCCTCGGCGCCCTCGCCCTGCGTGACGAGCGCGTCCACTACACCGCCTTCAGCCGCAACTTCGGCAAGGAGGCCGCCATGCTCGCCGGTCTGCGCATGTCGCGCGGCGCGGCGGTGGTCATCATGGACGCCGACCTCCAGCACCCGCCCGAGCTGATCCCCCGCATGCTCGAACTGCACCGGCACGGCTACGACCAGGTCATCCCGCGCCGCGACCGGGCGGGCGAAGGCGTGGTGCGCTCCACGCTGAGCCACACGTACTACGCCCTGGTGCGGCGGTGCATGGACGTGGAGCTCATCGACGGCTCGGGCGACTTCCGGCTGCTGTCGCGGCGGGCCGTGGAGAGCGTCCTCTCCCTCCCCGAGAGCAACCGCTTCTCCAAGGGGATCTTCTCCTGGATCGGCTTCGACACGGTCAGCTTCCGCTACCGCAACAGCGAGCGGGTGGCCGGCCGGTCCAAGTGGGGGAGCCGACGGCTGCTGAACTACGGCATCGACGGCCTCCTCTCCTTCAACAACCGCCCCCTCCGCCTCGCCATCTACACCGGCTTCTGGGTCTTCGTCTCGGCATTGGCGTACGCGCTGTGGACGGTGATCACCGTGGTCCTGCACGGTGCGGACACCCCGGGGTACGCCACCCTCCTCACCGCCGTCGTGGCGCTGGGCGGCATCCAGCTGGTCACCCTCGGCGTCATCGGCGAGTACGTGGGCCGCATCTACCACGAGGCGAAACACCGCCCGCCGTACGTGGTGCGGGAGACCGACGCGACCTGCCGGACCCGGCCGGAGCGCGGCCTGCCGACCGGGACGCCGGTCATCGGGGAGCCGGGAGGGACGGGAGGGACGGGAGGGACGGGAGAGCTGAGAGGAAGGGGAGAGCCGGGAGAGCGGGGAGAGCCGGGGGAGCTGGGGCGGCTGCGAGGACCGGGGGAGTCCGCAGGCCAGGGCGGCCCGCTGATCAGGGGCGTTCCGGCACCCGGTCCCGTACGGCCCGCCAGTTCGCCAGCTTCGTCCTCGTCGGCTGCGTCAACACCGTCGTCTACCTGGGCGTCTACGCCTCGCTGA